The DNA region GCGCCGTGCCTGGAGCCACATCGTTAGCCGTGCCCTCGAAGGTGTAGCGAGCTTGGAGGTTGGCGTCGATGTCGAGCGAGACGAGCGTGCTATCGCGCGTAGCAACCGTTAGAGTCGCGCCGCCGTTGTAGTCAGAGGTTGGAGCATAGGTAAGTCCATTCAACGCGGTATTGATATTGGCCACCGTGCCGCGGAAGGTCATCGTCGTATCGGTCGTGCCGTCGCCACTGATAAACGTGAGGCCCGTGGTGCCCGCGAGTGTGAGGCTGCCATTGGTCACGGAGACCGTCACCTCAAAACTCGCACCGCTCGAATCAGGATCCGTAATCGAGATCTGATTACCGTTGCCCGCTGAGAACACCAGATTCGTGTCTTCGTTGATACTCTGCGCGCCAGGCAGGGCGTTGATCGGCGCATCGTTGCTCGTGGCATAGAGCTGTGCGACGTCTCCCTCGGTCAGCACTCGGTTGTAGACGCGGACATCGTCGATCAGTCCAGTCGTATACCACGTACCTCCACCAGAATCTTGGTTCCGCCCGATGGCCATCGAGTCGAGGCTGGTGACGCTGCTGAAGAAACTTTGTGTCGTTGCGTTGCCGGCGTCGTAGGTGAGTTGGCCCGCTGTTGCGAGAACTCCATCCACGTACAGACTGTTTCCGGAGGCCCCTACCGTTACTGCGACATGATGCCAATTGCCATCGTTAATGGTGGCACTGCTCCGATACACTGCCAGCTGCAGGACCCCGTTCTCCCTCACCTCGTAGGTGAGGTAACCCGAGGCACCGAGGAACAACGCCGCAGAACTCCCGGTGTCGGCTGTATCGGAGATCGAGAAGATTGTCTCAAAGGTGCTCGTGGTCTTGATCCAACCGGCAATCGTGCCCTGGGTGAGTCCGGCCAAATTGGCGCTATGGGCGGAGAGATCGACGTAGTCATTGACGCCATCTAAAGACAGCTTTGCTACTCCGACGATGTCCGTCGCATCGGTCGTGTCAATCGCCGCGCCGTTGGTCAACGTACCGTTATAGTTATTGCCACTGCTGTCAGTGGCATTCGTATCGAACGTCCAGTTGCCGAGGAGACCGGTGGAGATGTCCAGCAACCCGACCCAGTCCATCTGCAGGGCATCGGTCACGGCAATGTGCGTTTCAATGGCGCCGGTCTGGGTCTCTAAGATCCAGTCACCGCCGAGGCTCGCCGCGCCGGTCGCGTCGGTACTGGCCGCGACATCGGCGCCGGTCAATTGGCTCAGCAGAGCCACCGCGTCTTGCCCCACATCGCCTTCGGCAAAGTCGCACCCATAGACGAGGATGTCGGCCTGTTCCGAGAGTGCCTGTTGGATGATCGTGAGTTCGTCGGCATACTGGCCTGTCATGGATGCTTGCGTCAGTGTGCCTGTTCCCAGGGAAAGCTGGCCTTCGGCCCCGTGGCTAATAATATGAATGGCATCGATCCCGGTTCGGCCCGCAAGCGAGGCCGCGATCTGCTCCATGCCATCTTGCCCACCGTCCAACATGACAATCTGGACATTGGGTCCCATACCGGCACTGAGCGTTTGATAATCCGGCACGGTGGGATCGACGAAGGCGACTTCGGTCGTGGACTCACCCGGGCTATAGGAGGCAATCGCTTGGAGCAGGTCCTGCGACTCAGTCTCCGCCGCTGTCGGCTCACCTCCATTCCCCTCTGCGGACACTGCTGACTCAGCCTGTGCCTGCGCGACTTGCTCTTGATTCACTTCGGACGCAGTGGCCGTGGCGGCGGCGTCGAACATGAGACGGGATTCAAGGGAAAGGAGCGATAACTTCGGCGGAGCGGCATTGGGGTCGTTGGAAGCCGGCTTCGAGGAGCGGCTCGGCTGAGGAGGTGTCTGTGGCTGTGGCTTTTTCTTTCGCCAGAACATCGTTCGACTAGCCCCCCTCGGCCTACAAAAAATGGGTCTCGTCTTTATCGGCCCTAAATGGCCAGAACGAGAGATCCGATGCGAGGCCTACAAGGATTGGTCCAGTAAGCAACACATGGAGGCAGAAAGAACGCACATAAACCGCTAGGAACGACCTGGAAGAGCTACTAGTTGATGTGGTGAGGGGAACGGAATGTGTTTCGAGGGAAAAATACGGCAACCTGAATCGCGGGCCTACTCACTCGATCAAGACGACTTCGCGTCCCTGCGATTGGATGAGCAGGAGTCTTTTCACCATTGGGTCGGTTTAAACAGGAAGCGGGACCATTATTCCAGCCCCACGTCACGGATTACCCCATCAGGCAATGGCACCCAAAGCCGTGTAGTCCGGCAGGTGGGATTCCGACAACTGTCTTAGGCCGCATTATTCATGACGGTTTCTCACGACATCACGAAGTCTCATAGCGAGACGGGCATGTGGAGGCCCAAGAGACGACGGCGTACTAGAAACAGGGCCTCAAAGTCGCGAGGGGCGAGCCTGCCCGCCGTAGGCTCGGCATCGCAGCAAATCCACGATTGCAGTAGAAGCGCTGATGAATCATGCGGGTTAGGACTGGCCAGATTTCGGTGAGACCTTGCGATCGTTCCTGGATTCCTGTGGAACTGATTCTTCCTCATCTTCATTCGATTCCCCAGGTTTCGTCTCGGACGGAGGCCCTTGAGAAAGCCCACGTATCCGTCTGCTCATGACAGTCATCTTGTCTTTCATACCAGTACGTCCGTGCAGCATCATCATACCTGCTAACCCAGCCGCCATTGGCCTGTCCAGTCCGCTGGATTCGTCTGAGGTCCTCTTCATCTCTCCTGCATGCAGCACAGTCGGGTTGTGTGATTCCAGGCGGGCAACGTCCAGGTTCCCCGTTGCGTCGAAATTCATTGTGCCCCCTTCTCTCTTGTCGGAAGGAGTAGGTAGATGCTGCTTCCCTCCTAAAATAGCCGCCTGTTCAAGAACCACTGTATGAGCGAGGGGTGGAAGATTTTTTGCCGGAGTCATGATGGCGTCCACTCTGAATGACGGTTCAGGTCTCACTCCAATCGACATCCCCAAGCCATCCAGCGGATGGACTTCCACCTCACGAATTGTGTTTGCACTCTCCACTGCCGAAGCCACAGGCTGTGCAGCTCCTAGGACCGCTATCACCGTATTTGACTCCAGAGAACCATCCAAGTTCGGCGCCTCGTTCACATTGGTCAGGTTAATCGTAAACGTTTCGTCATACGTCAGGCCCCCCGCATCCGTCACCCGCACCGTCACGCTGTGGCTCGTCGCACTCTCGTAGTCCAACAAGGTGCCATCGGCCACGGTGATTTCGCCCGTGACACTATTGATCGCAAACCGCCCTCCGGCTGTATCCGTGAGGCTATAGCTCTTCGTATCACCGGTATCGGGATCGGTTCCCGTGACAAGGCCCACCACCGCCCCGTTCGCCGCGTTCTCCGCGACCATGTTCGCTGACAGCCCCAGGTCCGTCGGTGCCTCGTTCACATTGGTCAGGTTAATCGTAAACGTTTCGTCATACGTCAGGCCCCCTGCATCCGTCACCCGCACCGTCACGCTGTGGCTCGTCGCACTCTCGTAGTCCAACAAGGTGCCATCGGCCACGGTGATTTCGCCCGTGACACTATTGATCGCAAACCGCCCTCCGGCTGTATCCGTGAGGCTATAGCTCTTCGTATCACCGGTATCGGGATCGGTTCCCGTGACAAAGCCCACCACCGCCCCGTTCGCCGCGTTCTCCGCGACCATGTTCGCTGACAGCGCCAGGTCCGTCGGCGCCTCGTTCACATTGGTCAGGTTAATCGTAAACGTCTCGTCATACGTCAGGCCCCCCGCATCCGTCACCCGCACCGTCACACTGTGGCTTGTCGCACTCTCGTAGTCCAACAAGGTGCCATCGGCCACGGTGATTTCGCCCGTGACACTATTGATCGCAAACCGCCCTCCGGCTGTATCCGTGAGGCTATAGCTCTTCGTATCACCGGTATCGGGATCGGTTCCCGTGACAAGGCCCACCACCGCCCCGTTCGCCGCGTTCTCCGCGACTATGTTCGCTGACAGCGCCAGGTCCGTCGGCGCCTCGTTCACATTGGTCAGGTTAATCGTAAACGTCTCGTCATACGTCAGGCCCCCCGCATCCGTCACCCGCACCGTCACACTGTGGCTTGTCGCACTCTCGTAGTCCAACAAGGTGCCATCGGCCACGGTGATTTCGCCCGTGACACTATTGATCGCAAACCGCCCTCCGGCTGTATCCGTGAGGCTATAGCTCTTCGTATCACCGGTATCGGGATCGGTTCCCGTGACAAGGCCCACCACCGTCCCGTTCGTCGCGTTCTCCGCGACTATGTTCGCTGACAGCGCCAGGTCCGTCGGTGCATCATTGACGGCACTGACGGTCACAGTCGTATTGTAGTTCGGACTGGTGCCGCCGTCCCCATCGGTCAGCACAAACCGCACCGTACGCGCCCCCGTCGTCGGTGCATCGGTGTCCGTGTTCTGATAGGTGATGTTGCGCACCAGCGCCGTCACCGCCGTCGGCGTGGCACTGGCATTGAACGTGATGACTAAGTTGCTGCCGCTGCTGCCCCCCGTAAACGTCCCGATCGTCGTCCCACCATACGTCACCGTGCCGCCGCTCACGCCGATCTGGCCCGCCCCGGTGCCTTGATGCCGAATGCTCAGCACATCTTCGGCCGCGTCGCCCCCGGCCGGAATGGAGACGGTTAAGGTCCCGGCATCCAAGTTTGTCGAGTCCACATCGGCCACCACCGCGTTCCCACTTTCGATCACCACCGCCCCGGCCCCCTCGCTGTAGGCCCGGCTATCCCCACTCAAGCTCGTGATCGTGGGAGGCGTTTCGCCTGCCAACAGCCCGACCCAATCAACCTGGGTGTCGTAGCTGACAACCGTCTGCGCTTCGATGGTCCCGATGTGTAGTTCGAGGTCCCAATTGCCCCCCCATCCGGCATAGCCAGTGTCGTCGATACTCGCTGCCACATCAGCTCCGGTCAGTTGGCCAAGCAACGTGGCCGCATCCTGGCCGACTTGGCCTTCCGCAAAATCACAGCCATAGACCAGGATGTCAGCCTGCTCTGACAATGCCTGCTTGATGTTCGCAAGTTCATCCGCATACCGACCGGTCATGGATGCTTGCGTCAGCGTGCCGGTGCCGAGTGAGATCTGGCCTTCGACCCCGTGGCTGATGATGTGAATGGCATTGATCCCCGTTCGCCCTGCCAGTGACGCGGCGATCTGCTCCATCCCGTCCTGTCCACCGTCGAGCATGACGATCTGGATATTGGCCCCCATCCCCGCGATGAGCGATTGATAATCTGGCACGGTGGGATCCACGAAGGCGATTTCGGTGGGCGTCTCTCCAGGTGAATAGTTAGTAATCGCCTGCAATAGTTCTTGGTTCTCAACAGACGGCTGGCTCTCCGATACCGAAGTGTGGTCGCTCGATATCGCTGCCTCAGCCTGCTCCTGTGCGACTTGTTCTTGGTTGACTTCCACTTCCGTGGCAGCCGCCGCCGCATCGAACATGAGGCGGGATTCAAGGGAGAGTAGCGATGCCTTGACTCGGGACGCTGCTGGCGCCTTTAGCGCCGACTTCGGCCTGTTCTTCTGCGGCGAAGAGATGGGTCTTTTTCGTCCAAACATGGCTCGGATCTCGTGGTTTCAACAAGACGTTGTCAGGTCTTCATCGGCTCATTCTCTTCAGCACTGGAGATCTCGGTGCAGGTTTTGGTCCACATCAGTCCTCAGGAACGGGCATGAACCCACTCCAACGGTTCTCAATAGGACACTAACCAGCCACAAACAGCACCTGAACGTGCACAATGTGTCCAACAGCCTCACATGGCTCACGCCTTACACCAGATTCATCAAGATGTTTCCGCCAGCCACCGATACGACTGGTACAGTTCTCCGATCACTTCTCGAAGGAGTACGACACCATGAATCCTGTTTGGGAACAATCCACCCATTCACCGCTCCTCTCCGTGACCTGCCAGGTTCAGGTCCCGATGATTCTGAAAATTAACCAGGAGTTGCCGGCTTTCTTTCAGGAACAGCTCCGGAAAGACTATCCGCTGTTTCAGCCGACCAAAGATCGTCAAGGCTACCGTTTGGCCAGTCAAGACAACGATCATGAGATCCTCTTGCTCCCGGATTCGTTGACAGTCCGAACCAGTCACTATACCGGATGGCCACCGTTCCAGGTTCAGGTATCAGAAGCCGTTCGTGCCTTACAGGCCAGCTATGAACCGGCCTTCTGCGCCCGCGCCGGCCTGCGCTTCCAAAGCCTCTTGCGCCCGACTCTCTATGGTTTCACAAAGATTCAGTGGGCTGCGCTCATTAACGCCAGGGTACTCGGCCCCTTTTCGCTTCCAGGCCACAAAGGACAGCTCCAAGGCAGCCGCCATGAGGTGGTGGTGACGCTCCCTGCGAGCACAGACCGATTCCGTCTGACACATGGATTCGTCCAGTATCGAGATGCGAAGCAGGCCAATCAGCAGGGAACACCGGCTTACCTGCTAGACCAGGACTACTTCACGACTCAACGCGTGGAGTGGGACACGCTGATGGCGACGCTGGACCGCTTCGAACAGGAGGCAGGACAGTTCTTCCAGCTCTGTGTGACCGACCAATTTCACCAAGCTATGCTCGCCCAAGCGGCGTAGGGCCTCGCAAATCGTATCTCGTGAAGCATGAGGCCTTGAATCTGACCCAGACGTTGTCCGTTCCACTCGAGCCGTGCGACCTGGCCTTCCAACAGGATGTTCAAAAGGGCATTCCGGCAAGGCCGCAGCAAGCGAACGGCCGAGGCGTACGCGGTTGGTACGGTGAGGTCTTAAGCGACGTGAGAACGCCGCCGGAGACCTTTTCAACATCCTGTCAGAAGCCGCTCTCTCTGACCAAGGTCGCTGCCACCTGATCCCATGCCCGTTTGGCCACGCTCGATGGTTGGCCCTCGATCTGGACATGGCCGGGCAGGATTAGGCCAGGACCCATTGCCGCCTCGTCTAAACTCAACCGTACCCGATAGACAGAGCGTTCAGGTTTAAGTCGCCCCATATCATCTTTTCGCACAGGGATATCCCCGCCATATATCGAGGCGAGATAGGGCACCGTGAACTCTCGCTCGTCCACCTCCGCAATCTGCGTGACATGGGCTCTAACTGATGGCCTGGTGAGATCGAGCGGGATAAACCACGCTGGTTGCCCGATTGCCACATAGGCCAGCTCGTCGACCGGCACAAAGCTTTCAATCTCTGTCCGGTGCTCGTCTACGAGATATGCGAGCGGCACTTTCTGGTCTATCCATCGTCCGGTAGTCAGTGAATCCGCGCGATCACGCACAATTCCAGAGATCGGAGCCTTCAAGGTTAAGTTGGCTCGTTTCGCCTCAAGCCCCGACAGTTCGGCGAGTCCTGCCCGCAGTGATTCCCCGATCACCTGACGCTGATCACGATCCTGCCCGTAGCCGGCCAATCGGCCAAGGCGGTAGTCCCACATAGCGACTTTGGTTTCGGCCAGCCGTACGTCTTTGTCCAACGACGGATTTTCCAACACGACAAGCGCATCCCCCGCTTTGACGACCTGCCCATCGCGCACCAGCACCTCCTGAAGACGGCCTGCGGTCGGCGCAAAGATGGTCGCGTAGGATGAGGCTTGCAAGACAGCAGGGATCGAGATACTCGTCTGTACGGGAATCACTGTCATCGCTAACAGGGCCACCAGACAGGCGGTACTGAACCAAGCTCGTGGCGAAGCGGCATACAGCTTACGACTATTCCACCAGGCGGTCAGCTCCCGATAGATCGGCATGGCGATGAACCAGACAATCTCGACCAAGAAGAGAAGAATGCCCAGGGCTTTGAAGAAATAGTGATAGACCATCACCGCGATGCCGGTGAACAAGATCAGGCGATAGAGCCAGATCGCCCACGCATAGACCACCAGGGTGTGTTGCACCCGTGTCGACAGGGTTTCTGGAGCTGCGCCATGACGGCCGAATAACAGATTCCGCAATCGCCATTGTCCAAAGGCAAAGGCTCTATCTTGCAGATTCGGCAGACCCAATCCGTCCGCCAACACGTAGTAGCCGTCGAATCGCATCAGCGGATTCAGGTTGACGACCAAACTCATCGCGAGACTGGTCGTGGCTACGATGAAGGCAATGCTCCGCAACGTCCCTTCCGGCAAGAACCCCCAGGCAAAGAGTGCCAGTGCCGCGAGTCCGAGTTCGGCGATGATTCCCCCGGCCGCGATAAGGAGTCGCTTCCGTTTGGATGTCAGGCGGTACGAATCGGTCACGTCCGAGTACATGACCGGCATCATCACCATAAACGCCACACCCATAGTCGGTACTCGACACCCAAACCTGGTCGCCGTATAGGCATGACCCAACTCGTGCACGATCTTCACAGCACCGAGCGACAGACTGTAGAGGATGGCTCCACGCCAATTAAAAAAGTAGAGGAACGTCGAGACGAACGTGTCCCATTGCCGTCCCACCAGGATCAACCCGAAAAACCCCAGGACACCAAAGGTCGACCCAGCGATCCTTGTGTAGAACGGCTCCACAAACGGCAGGGTGGACTTCAGAAAGTTATGCGGATGGACCAGCGGGATCTTGATGAACAGATAGTGGTGGACCACCCACATCAACCAATTGTGTTCACCGGCTTGGGCCTGAGTCTGGTAATCCGTGTGCTTCCCGCTTGCGGACTGCTCCGTCAAATTATTCGTATAGAGAAACTTCACCAAGTCTTCTACATCCGCGATGGTCGTGTGGCAGGTCGTGTCCTTCGTCATCGCGGCATGGAGCTTCTCGATGGTTCCTGCGCTCCAGCGTTGGATCATCTGATAGACAGGCCACTCGATCTGGAAATACCGATTGCGAATTGGATCGACGATGGTCCAGGTCGGCACCCCATCAGGCGTAGGGGTTCCACGATTAAATTGCAGATTCGGTCGAAGGGTCGGCAGCTTCCGTTCTTGTGGCTTGGTGCCCGGTGCTTCAGGGGAACCCATCCTTTACCAGCCTATCCATTGCCGAAGCGCGGTGATTGGACGGCGCAGGAGCAGATAGGCCAGCGGCCCTTGCTCGCCATAGACCTTGGCCGTGCCCTGCCATCCAATGCGAATACGGGGATCCGGTGTGGCGAGCTTTGCGGTGACCCGGTACGCCAGGACGTCGCCGGGCAGAACCTCAGCGTGGTAACTGGCATGGACGACGGTCGCAGGAAACGATTCCAGTGCGAGCGCATTGAGGAAGATCAGCGCCTCGGCGCCTTCTTTGAGCACAATGGCATCGGCTACCGGCAGATCGATGCGCAGTTCGATCTGTTTGGGATCGGCGATCTCCATGATC from Candidatus Nitrospira nitrosa includes:
- a CDS encoding HlyD family efflux transporter periplasmic adaptor subunit, translating into MGSPEAPGTKPQERKLPTLRPNLQFNRGTPTPDGVPTWTIVDPIRNRYFQIEWPVYQMIQRWSAGTIEKLHAAMTKDTTCHTTIADVEDLVKFLYTNNLTEQSASGKHTDYQTQAQAGEHNWLMWVVHHYLFIKIPLVHPHNFLKSTLPFVEPFYTRIAGSTFGVLGFFGLILVGRQWDTFVSTFLYFFNWRGAILYSLSLGAVKIVHELGHAYTATRFGCRVPTMGVAFMVMMPVMYSDVTDSYRLTSKRKRLLIAAGGIIAELGLAALALFAWGFLPEGTLRSIAFIVATTSLAMSLVVNLNPLMRFDGYYVLADGLGLPNLQDRAFAFGQWRLRNLLFGRHGAAPETLSTRVQHTLVVYAWAIWLYRLILFTGIAVMVYHYFFKALGILLFLVEIVWFIAMPIYRELTAWWNSRKLYAASPRAWFSTACLVALLAMTVIPVQTSISIPAVLQASSYATIFAPTAGRLQEVLVRDGQVVKAGDALVVLENPSLDKDVRLAETKVAMWDYRLGRLAGYGQDRDQRQVIGESLRAGLAELSGLEAKRANLTLKAPISGIVRDRADSLTTGRWIDQKVPLAYLVDEHRTEIESFVPVDELAYVAIGQPAWFIPLDLTRPSVRAHVTQIAEVDEREFTVPYLASIYGGDIPVRKDDMGRLKPERSVYRVRLSLDEAAMGPGLILPGHVQIEGQPSSVAKRAWDQVAATLVRESGF
- a CDS encoding DUF4347 domain-containing protein, coding for MFGRKRPISSPQKNRPKSALKAPAASRVKASLLSLESRLMFDAAAAATEVEVNQEQVAQEQAEAAISSDHTSVSESQPSVENQELLQAITNYSPGETPTEIAFVDPTVPDYQSLIAGMGANIQIVMLDGGQDGMEQIAASLAGRTGINAIHIISHGVEGQISLGTGTLTQASMTGRYADELANIKQALSEQADILVYGCDFAEGQVGQDAATLLGQLTGADVAASIDDTGYAGWGGNWDLELHIGTIEAQTVVSYDTQVDWVGLLAGETPPTITSLSGDSRAYSEGAGAVVIESGNAVVADVDSTNLDAGTLTVSIPAGGDAAEDVLSIRHQGTGAGQIGVSGGTVTYGGTTIGTFTGGSSGSNLVITFNASATPTAVTALVRNITYQNTDTDAPTTGARTVRFVLTDGDGGTSPNYNTTVTVSAVNDAPTDLALSANIVAENATNGTVVGLVTGTDPDTGDTKSYSLTDTAGGRFAINSVTGEITVADGTLLDYESATSHSVTVRVTDAGGLTYDETFTINLTNVNEAPTDLALSANIVAENAANGAVVGLVTGTDPDTGDTKSYSLTDTAGGRFAINSVTGEITVADGTLLDYESATSHSVTVRVTDAGGLTYDETFTINLTNVNEAPTDLALSANMVAENAANGAVVGFVTGTDPDTGDTKSYSLTDTAGGRFAINSVTGEITVADGTLLDYESATSHSVTVRVTDAGGLTYDETFTINLTNVNEAPTDLGLSANMVAENAANGAVVGLVTGTDPDTGDTKSYSLTDTAGGRFAINSVTGEITVADGTLLDYESATSHSVTVRVTDAGGLTYDETFTINLTNVNEAPNLDGSLESNTVIAVLGAAQPVASAVESANTIREVEVHPLDGLGMSIGVRPEPSFRVDAIMTPAKNLPPLAHTVVLEQAAILGGKQHLPTPSDKREGGTMNFDATGNLDVARLESHNPTVLHAGEMKRTSDESSGLDRPMAAGLAGMMMLHGRTGMKDKMTVMSRRIRGLSQGPPSETKPGESNEDEEESVPQESRNDRKVSPKSGQS
- a CDS encoding TIGR04255 family protein, with amino-acid sequence MNPVWEQSTHSPLLSVTCQVQVPMILKINQELPAFFQEQLRKDYPLFQPTKDRQGYRLASQDNDHEILLLPDSLTVRTSHYTGWPPFQVQVSEAVRALQASYEPAFCARAGLRFQSLLRPTLYGFTKIQWAALINARVLGPFSLPGHKGQLQGSRHEVVVTLPASTDRFRLTHGFVQYRDAKQANQQGTPAYLLDQDYFTTQRVEWDTLMATLDRFEQEAGQFFQLCVTDQFHQAMLAQAA